From Mobula hypostoma chromosome 8, sMobHyp1.1, whole genome shotgun sequence, the proteins below share one genomic window:
- the tm2d2 gene encoding TM2 domain-containing protein 2, whose product MPGVSPSHLLLGVQVALLAIAALLQGLSGSASSNGTAELAEGEEAEAVTVSVPATTTTMLEYRDPRSPLVLCSFLPDEFVECDDPVDLLGNTTAYQEQGYGCVKFGGQAYNEVQHTPVRCSALKDIECAGPRTFLRGNVPCIKYTGHYFVTTLLYSFFLGCFGVDRFCLAHTGTAVGKLLTLGGLGIWWFVDLILLITGGLMPSDGSNWCTYY is encoded by the exons ATGCCGGGCGTGTCGCCCAGTCACCTGCTACTGGGGGTCCAGGTGGCGTTGCTGGCGATCGCCGCGTTGCTGCAGGGCCTGTCGGGCTCTGCTTCGTCAAACGGCACGGCTGAGCTGGCCGAGGGGGAGGAGGCGGAGGCGGTGACGGTGTCGGTGCCCGCGACGACGACGACGATGCTGGAGTACCGCGATCCGCGGTCCCCGCTCGTCCTCTGCAGCTTCCT GCCagatgaatttgttgaatgtgatGATCCAGTGGACCTTCTCGGAAACACAACAGCATACCAGGAACAAGGATATGGCTGTGTAAAA TTTGGTGGCCAAGCTTACAATGAAGTGCAACATACCCCAGTCCGCTGCTCTGCACTAAAGGATATTGAGTGCGCTGGACCACGCACTTTCCTCAGAGGGAATGTACCATGTATAAA GTACACTGGACATTACTTTGTGACAACCTTGCTCTATTCCTTCTTCCTGGGCTGCTTTGGCGTTGATAGATTTTGCTTGGCACACACTGGCACTGCAGTGGGCAAGCTACTGACCCTCGGAGGGCTGGGGATATGGTGGTTTGTGGACCTCATTCTACTCATCACAGGAGGCCTGATGCCCAGCGATGGCAGCAACTGGTGCACTTACTACTGA